A window of Saccopteryx leptura isolate mSacLep1 chromosome 5, mSacLep1_pri_phased_curated, whole genome shotgun sequence contains these coding sequences:
- the LOC136406507 gene encoding serine/threonine-protein kinase MARK2-like, with product MGILIAVKILSIRGCPTAFQEIELLKALNHSNVVKLVEVIVTDSTLFTIMEYVSGGDLFNYLPSNRPIPEAEVRCIFRQLILALQYCHRLGIVHRDQKLENILVDANKNIKVTDFGVGTKVKKDELKTYYGTECYMAPEMLQCRTYEGQKVDIWGLSVILFQMVTGELPFKDQHLTKVKKKIMTGKFTILGFLSVKSQALLKNLMTLNPSKRSAVHEILKDPWVNNGQKEHLKPYTDVPRGNLYSEIVEEMNLIGLHHHFRGGRLCQYPRRRSVQPRVLGQHSTIQPSLLGHHSTTWPSLPGHHPTTWPSLLGHHSTIWPSLLGQCSTSGPAFRANAPPSNPVSQASAPSSSHKTRASAPPSSQQAMNAACSPAFQPDPVHSPTTPSSNNTSCRSRTQE from the exons ATGGGCATACTCATCGCCgtaaaaattttaagcataagGGGCTGCCCTACAGCTTTCCAGGAGATTGAGCTCCTTAAAGCTTTAAACCATTCAAATGTGGTAAAGCTGGTGGAGGTGATTGTCACAGACTCCACACTATTCACCATTATGGAGTATGTCAGCGGCGGTGACCTCTTCAACTATTTACCTAGCAACCGCCCAATCCCTGAGGCAGAAGTGCGATGCATTTTCAGACAGCTCATTTTGGCACTACAATACTGCCACCGGCTGGGTATCGTCCACAGGGACCAAAAGCTGGAGAACATCCTGGTCGATGCAAACAAAAACATCAAAGTAACAGACTTTGGTGTAGGGACGAAGGTGAAAAAGGACGAACTGAAAACATACTATGGGACCGAATGCTATATGGCACCGGAGATGCTGCAGTGCCGAACTTATGAGGGCCAGAAGGTGGATATCTGGGGCCTCAGTGTAATTCTATTTCAGATGGTGACAGGAGAGCTGCCATTTAAGGACCAGCACCTaactaaagtaaaaaagaaaattatgactgGGAAATTCACAATACTAGGTTTTTTGTCGGTGAAAAGTCAAGCCTTACTAAAGAACTTAATGACTCTCAACCCCAGCAAGAGGTCAGCCGTTCATGAAATCCTCAAAGATCCATGGGTAAATAATGGCCAAAAGGAACACCTAAAGCCATACACTGATGTGCCTCGGGGAAACTTGTATTCCGAAATTGTAGAAGAGATGAATCTCATCGGCCTCCATCACC ACTTTCGTGGAGGAAGACTCTGTCAGTACCCCAGGAGGAGGTCTGTCCAACCCAGAGTGCTAggccagcactccaccatccaGCCCAGCCTCTTGGGCCATCACTCCACCACCTGGCCCAGCCTCCCGGGCCATCATCCCACCACCTGGCCCAGCCTCCTGGGCCATCACTCCACCATCTGGCCCAGCCTCCTGGGACAGTGCTCCACCTCTGGCCCAGCCTtccgggccaatgctccaccatccaacccagtgtcccaggccagcGCTCCATCATCTAGCCACAAGACTAGGGCCAGCGCTCCACCATCCAGCCAACAGGCCATGAATGCTGCCTGCAGCCCAGCCTTCCAGCCTGACCCTGTGCACTCTCCCACCACACCCAGCAGCAATAACACCAGCTGTAGGAGTAGAACCCAAGAATGA